The following proteins are encoded in a genomic region of alpha proteobacterium U9-1i:
- a CDS encoding butyryl-CoA dehydrogenase → MHFDWAPEEAEFRRDLRAFLEAELPADFDGFAMEPEEQKEFSKHFAKKLAEKRWLTPAWPREYGGLAQGPWEQLILSEEMVEHGEPRTAQYMCVNWVGPALILAGAEEQKAYHLNRISRGDVVWCQGFSEPGAGSDLASLRTRAVRDGDDYIINGEKIWTSYADTADYCFLLARTDTEGGKHGGISIFLVPTDAPGVTITEIPSIFSKGAFNQCVFKDLRAPAEWRLGPENGGWPIIRQLLVNERVGVARFRRANTFLAKIGEAAREAGLLDDPIVIDALAKGQAACDAARVLIYRVVDERAKGKAPDVTAYTYRVATIRSERAVYEAAMAVEGAGGVLKGSLGAMQFGHALAAGVATGTLEMQLNLIARAVIGRKAQ, encoded by the coding sequence ATGCATTTCGACTGGGCGCCCGAAGAAGCGGAATTCCGCCGCGACCTCAGAGCATTCCTTGAGGCCGAGCTGCCGGCGGATTTTGACGGCTTCGCCATGGAGCCGGAAGAGCAGAAGGAATTCTCGAAGCACTTCGCCAAGAAGCTTGCCGAGAAGCGTTGGCTGACGCCGGCTTGGCCGCGAGAGTATGGCGGTCTTGCACAAGGGCCATGGGAGCAATTGATCCTCAGCGAGGAAATGGTCGAGCATGGCGAACCCCGCACGGCGCAATATATGTGCGTCAATTGGGTTGGGCCCGCCTTGATCCTCGCCGGCGCCGAAGAGCAAAAGGCCTATCACCTCAACCGCATTAGCCGTGGTGACGTGGTGTGGTGCCAAGGCTTCTCCGAGCCGGGCGCTGGTTCCGATCTCGCGTCGCTGCGAACGCGCGCGGTGCGGGACGGTGACGACTACATCATCAACGGCGAAAAGATTTGGACGTCTTACGCCGACACCGCGGATTATTGTTTCCTGCTCGCGCGCACGGACACCGAGGGCGGCAAGCATGGCGGCATCTCGATCTTCTTGGTCCCGACCGATGCGCCAGGCGTAACGATCACCGAGATTCCGTCGATCTTCTCGAAGGGCGCGTTCAATCAATGCGTATTCAAGGACCTCCGCGCGCCGGCGGAATGGCGCCTGGGACCCGAGAATGGCGGCTGGCCCATCATCCGGCAATTACTTGTGAACGAGCGGGTGGGCGTCGCCCGTTTTCGCCGTGCGAACACCTTTCTCGCCAAGATCGGCGAAGCCGCGCGCGAAGCTGGACTATTGGACGATCCCATCGTTATCGACGCCCTCGCCAAGGGCCAAGCCGCGTGTGACGCGGCGCGGGTGTTGATCTATCGCGTTGTTGATGAGCGCGCCAAAGGCAAAGCGCCGGACGTGACCGCCTACACCTATCGCGTGGCGACCATTCGCAGCGAGCGTGCCGTGTACGAGGCGGCAATGGCCGTGGAAGGCGCCGGCGGCGTACTCAAAGGCAGCCTCGGCGCAATGCAGTTCGGCCATGCGCTGGCGGCGGGCGTCGCGACGGGCACGCTTGAGATGCAGCTCAATCTGATCGCGCGCGCCGTGATCGGCAGAAAGGCGCAATAG
- a CDS encoding butyryl-CoA dehydrogenase, giving the protein MDLELDGTQRAIHDACTRLFERSAGAGRARALRKTDSFDRDLLEDMQKAGFLDLFADAETGPLAATLITGWASQAAVLAPIGDRTLTAPSVIEGEIPLVVAVADAASANMVRYAAEADLLVFLDGKDAYAAKRGEFDVTPARTKFGYPVGGVSNVKGVRLAAGAADIARNWRRTSTAAEIAGAALAAIELTIKYLGDRVQFGQPIASFQAVQHRLVECYVWAESAQWQVREAAARGAPAELATSAAMTASETAHRVFYEAHQLTGAMGFTIEYDLHLWTMRLQTLRQEMGGARAHARDLVAARWGKK; this is encoded by the coding sequence ATGGACCTCGAACTCGACGGTACGCAGCGGGCCATTCACGACGCGTGCACACGTTTGTTTGAACGCAGCGCCGGCGCCGGACGGGCGCGCGCGCTGCGCAAGACCGATAGCTTCGACCGCGATCTGCTTGAGGACATGCAGAAAGCGGGCTTTCTCGATCTGTTTGCAGATGCCGAGACCGGACCGCTCGCGGCGACACTGATTACCGGGTGGGCGTCGCAGGCAGCCGTGCTCGCACCGATTGGCGACCGTACACTGACCGCGCCTTCTGTGATCGAGGGCGAAATTCCGCTCGTCGTTGCGGTGGCGGACGCGGCGTCGGCGAACATGGTGCGCTATGCGGCCGAAGCGGACTTGCTTGTCTTCCTTGATGGCAAGGACGCGTACGCCGCCAAGCGCGGCGAATTCGATGTAACGCCGGCAAGGACGAAGTTCGGTTATCCGGTGGGCGGCGTTTCGAACGTGAAGGGTGTAAGATTAGCCGCGGGCGCGGCGGATATCGCGCGCAACTGGCGGCGGACTTCAACCGCGGCCGAGATCGCGGGCGCTGCGCTCGCGGCAATCGAACTCACGATCAAGTATCTGGGCGATCGGGTGCAGTTTGGGCAACCCATCGCGTCGTTCCAGGCCGTTCAACATCGCCTGGTTGAATGCTACGTATGGGCCGAGTCCGCGCAATGGCAGGTGCGGGAGGCCGCCGCGCGGGGGGCGCCGGCTGAGCTCGCAACCTCGGCGGCGATGACCGCCAGTGAAACCGCGCATCGCGTGTTCTACGAAGCGCACCAGCTCACCGGCGCGATGGGCTTTACGATCGAGTATGATCTGCATCTGTGGACGATGCGCCTTCAGACACTGCGCCAGGAGATGGGCGGTGCGCGCGCGCATGCGCGCGATCTGGTCGCGGCGCGCTGGGGCAAGAAATAG
- a CDS encoding enoyl-CoA hydratase, giving the protein MGYDKFKTVLARRDGHVLTVSFNRPERRNAINADVHNDLRDILALAGNDADVRAIVLRGEGKSFCAGGDVNTMAGAAEGPGPSAAETVRETLHAAEMLDMILAVPQPIVCAVQGFAMGLGATIALLCDVVVMAEDASIADTHVNIGVVPGDGGAVLWPLLASLGAVKWYLMTGERISGVEAARMGLVLKAVPAADLDAEATRLAGKLAEMAPLAVRGTKTTLNKIIRERINLVLDTGLLLEGATFVSDDHKEAVAAFMEKRDAVFKGR; this is encoded by the coding sequence ATGGGCTATGATAAATTCAAAACCGTGCTCGCGCGACGCGACGGCCATGTGCTCACCGTGTCCTTCAACCGACCGGAACGGCGCAATGCAATCAATGCCGATGTGCACAATGATCTGCGGGATATTCTGGCGCTCGCGGGGAACGACGCGGACGTGCGCGCCATCGTGTTGCGTGGCGAGGGTAAGTCGTTCTGCGCCGGCGGCGATGTGAACACGATGGCCGGCGCGGCCGAGGGGCCGGGGCCGAGTGCGGCGGAAACGGTGCGCGAGACGCTGCACGCTGCCGAGATGCTCGACATGATCCTTGCCGTTCCGCAGCCGATTGTGTGCGCGGTGCAGGGCTTCGCCATGGGGCTCGGCGCAACGATTGCGCTTCTGTGTGACGTGGTGGTGATGGCCGAGGACGCCAGCATCGCCGACACGCACGTCAATATCGGCGTTGTGCCGGGCGATGGCGGCGCCGTGCTGTGGCCGTTGCTCGCCTCACTCGGCGCCGTGAAATGGTACCTGATGACGGGTGAGCGCATTTCCGGCGTCGAAGCGGCGCGCATGGGCTTGGTGCTCAAGGCCGTGCCCGCCGCGGACTTGGACGCCGAAGCCACGCGCCTCGCCGGCAAGCTCGCCGAAATGGCGCCGCTCGCGGTGCGCGGAACGAAGACGACGTTGAACAAGATCATCCGCGAACGCATCAACCTCGTGCTCGACACGGGATTATTGCTCGAAGGTGCGACGTTCGTCAGCGACGATCACAAGGAAGCTGTCGCGGCGTTCATGGAAAAGCGCGACGCAGTGTTCAAAGGGCGATAA